From Vitis vinifera cultivar Pinot Noir 40024 chromosome 3, ASM3070453v1, the proteins below share one genomic window:
- the LOC100251889 gene encoding anthocyanidin 3-O-glucosyltransferase 6, protein MMKKLELVFVPLPAIGHLVSTVEFAKLLVGRDDRFSVTVLVMKGPILQTAVTNYIHSVSASLSGSIRFVHLPHLDSDSSNSHPSSPSPVYFHNVMERQKSLIRDAVHQLILSEPGRLAGIVVDLLCTSMMDVADELGVPSYVFSTSSAACLALMFHLQTLQDHQGVDLTEFADSDAELVVPGFVNSVPARVLPALWVDKEGVGSTAIRREARRAREAKGILVNTFMELESHVINSFANGTTPPVYTVGPLLNLNHGDHHKQDSASDVIRWLDDQPQSSVVFLCFGSVGAFNDDQIKNIASGLENSGYRFLWSLRRSPPKGMIPDSSDNTNFEEVLSKEFLNRTSEIGKIIGWAPQMEVLAHSAIGGFISHCGWNSTLESIWHGVPIATWPIYAEQQLNAFQIITELEMGVEIKIDYNKDRNNIDLINSQEIESRIRSLMDDSNPIRKKLASMKENCRKALMEGGSSNSSIQRLIGDMITNFS, encoded by the coding sequence ATGATGAAGAAATTAGAGCTTGTTTTTGTGCCTCTTCCGGCCATCGGACACCTTGTATCAACTGTGGAGTTTGCTAAGCTTCTTGTTGGCAGAGATGACCGCTTCTCAGTCACTGTGCTCGTCATGAAGGGACCTATTCTGCAGACTGCGGTAACCAACTATATCCATTCAGTTTCTGCTTCCTTATCCGGGTCCATTCGATTTGTCCATCTTCCTCACCTCGACTCAGACTCATCCAACTCACACCCGTCATCGCCATCTCCTGTCTACTTCCATAATGTCATGGAAAGACAGAAGTCTCTTATTAGGGATGCAGTCCACCAGCTCATCCTGTCTGAGCCGGGTCGACTCGCTGGGATTGTGGTTGATTTGCTTTGCACTTCCATGATGGATGTAGCTGATGAATTGGGTGTTCCTTCCTATGTGTTCTCCACGTCCAGTGCGGCCTGCCTTGCTCTCATGTTTCATCTCCAAACCCTGCAGGACCACCAGGGCGTGGATCTCACTGAGTTTGCTGACTCGGATGCTGAGTTGGTGGTCCCCGGTTTTGTCAACTCGGTTCCTGCTCGAGTCTTGCCTGCTTTATGGGTGGACAAGGAGGGTGTGGGATCCACGGCAATCCGCAGGGAGGCAAGGAGGGCAAGAGAAgctaagggtattttggtaaacACATTTATGGAGTTAGAATCTCATGTGATCAACTCCTTTGCGAACGGTACAACTCCCCCAGTGTACACAGTGGGACCCTTATTGAACTTAAATCATGGGGACCACCACAAACAAGATAGTGCCTCAGATGTCATTAGATGGCTTGATGATCAGCCTCAATCATCAGTGGTGTTCTTATGTTTTGGTAGTGTTGGAGCATTCAACgatgatcaaataaaaaatattgcaaGTGGGCTTGAAAATAGTGGATATCGTTTCCTGTGGTCTCTTCGTCGATCTCCACCAAAAGGTATGATCCCAGACTCTAGTGATAACACAAATTTTGAGGAAGTTTTATCAAAAGAGTTCTTAAATCGTACATCTGAGATCGGAAAGATAATTGGATGGGCACCACAAATGGAAGTTCTAGCCCACTCTGCAATAGGAGGGTTTATTTCTCACTGTGGATGGAATTCTACGCTAGAGAGCATATGGCATGGTGTACCAATAGCTACCTGGCCAATATATGCGGAACAACAATTGAATGCCTTTCAAATAATAACAGAGTTAGAAATGGGGGTGGAGATCAAAATAGATTATAATAAGGATAGGAATAATATTGATCTTATAAATTCTCAAGAGATTGAGAGTAGAATAAGAAGTTTGATGGATGATAGTAACCCCATTAGAAAGAAGCTGGCATCTATGAAAGAAAATTGCAGGAAGGCCTTGATGGAAGGTGGATCTTCGAACTCTAGCATACAACGTCTAATTGGAGACATGATAACCAATTTCTCATGA